Proteins encoded within one genomic window of Tigriopus californicus strain San Diego chromosome 12, Tcal_SD_v2.1, whole genome shotgun sequence:
- the LOC131892045 gene encoding transcription factor MafA-like, which produces MDQSRLPLGVFNPSNINQRSVRRDSNPRQLNVSLPKDIIVTRLNHGDERTDHHPGWNEIKAHNRRFEEQIKGEQFSEDEDLDLSLVDLKVREDVGLSDEDLLTISTKDLNRLLKKLNIGKARGKELKRERRTLKNRGYAANCRVKRDDMEEILKAQLVQYTKDIRVEAVLLQKCMAREERLLEEEKMLDFEIDRMKSKESLPMVIKEEPGLVKEETRDID; this is translated from the exons ATGGACCAATCTCGGCTCCCTCTTGGCGTGTTCAATCCATCCAACATTAATCAAAGATCAGTAAGACGTGACAGCAATCCAAGGCAACTCAATGTATCCTTACCCAAGGACATCATTGTGACCCGGCTGAACCATGGAGACGAACGGACAGATCATCATCCTGGTtggaatgagatcaaagcGCACAACAGACGATTTGAGGAACAAATCAAGGGAGAGCAGTTCAGTGAGGATGAGGATCTGGAC TTAAGTCTTGTGGACTTGAAGGTCAGGGAGGATGTTGGTCTGAGTGACGAAGACCTCTTGACCATCTCCACCAAAGACCTAAACCGACTTCTGAAGAAGCTGAACATTGGGAAGGCCAGAGGAAAGGAGCTCAAACGGGAGAGGCGAACACTCAAAAACAG GGGCTATGCTGCCAATTGCCGGGTCAAGAGAGATGACATGGAGGAGATCCTGAAAGCTCAATTGGTCCAGTACACCAAGGATATCCGAGTTGAGGCCGTCTTGCTTCAGAAATGCATGGCAAGGGAGGAGAGATTGCTGGAGGAAGAAAAGATGCTGGACTTTGAAATTGACCGAATGAAGTCAAAGGAGAGCCTCCCTATGGTTATAAAAGAAGAACCTGGGCTCGTCAAAGAGGAGACCAGAgatattgattga
- the LOC131891345 gene encoding uncharacterized protein LOC131891345 isoform X1, translating into MNNDLKPKETVSSQLLVNLVPRLCSVGTSSEGERSRMLHLWKPHFYTVVLCLCLWVVVKGANEEGDHQNGQEEPEAQPAQPRDSHGKSCVTKYVTVYDTIHDTVYVDKCSTSYKKSCKTVYETKFVTKYQKKCDVSYVPKCHTSYDTIFEKKCDVSFDTKCLTFYKTVYDTKYEKKCGHVYVEKCKDVGYGYHKKKKCDHVPTKKCQSLPKKIPRKIPQKKCHKVAKSHCVNIPKKIPKKHCASVPKKECAKIPVHTPKDVPKKLCKSVPKKVCKSVPSTKKRQVAKQVPRKFCGGGGGYGHSDHVEDHAYGSDDHSAYQEHESHPDLSTETYGNGAIHLDNVDDHGSHHVVEHLGDDHHGHGHGAIPLVLEDSDHHELGHHDDIGNSDETFELPSSGHDGSLDEEYVSYNEYGGGFEERSHQSNNGNKDLPSGEAATAVPTYVPSDTPDHYKGNPFYSRPSNRKHDFFSGQMYGSNTASESTTLPNFVVQIKPFQMPQF; encoded by the exons ATGAATAATGACTTGAAACCAAAGGAAACAGTTTCATCGCAATTGTTGGTCAATTTAGTTCCTCGTTTATGCTCCGTTGGAACAAGCTCAGAAGGCGAGAGATCGAGAATGCTCCATCTCTGGAAACCCCATTTTTATACAGTCGTACTGTGCTTATGTCTGTGGGTCGTTGTGAAAGGAGCCAATGAGGAGGGTGACCACCAAAACGGACAAGAGGAGCCGGAAGCTCAACCCGCACAACCAAGGGACAGTCATGGAAAGTCCTGCGTGACCAAATATGTGACGGTCTATGACACCATTCATGACACCGTGTACGTTGATAAGTGTTCAACCAGCTACAAGAAATCTTGCAAGACTGTCTATGAGACCAAGTTTGTCACCAAATATCAGAAGAAGTGTGACGTTTCATATGTGCCCAAATGCCATACCAGTTATGACACCATTTTTGAGAAGAAATGCGACGTCAGTTTTGACACCAAG TGTCTCACTTTCTACAAAACCGTCTATGACACAAAGTATGAGAAAAAGTGTGGACATGTGTATGTGGAGAAATGCAAAGATGTGGGTTATGGTTAtcacaaaaagaagaaatgtgaTCATGTGCCCACCAAAAAATGCCAATCCCTACCCAAAAAG ATTCCACGCAAAATTCCACAGAAAAAGTGCCATAAAGTGGCAAAATCACATTGTGTGAACATCCCCAAGAAGATTCCAAAGAAGCATTGTGCCTCAGTGCCTAAGAAAGAGTGCGCCAAAATCCCAGTACACACACCCAAGGATGTTCCCAAGAAGTTGTGCAAGAGCGTCCCGAAAAAGGTCTGCAAATCTGTACCATCAACCAAGAAAAGACAG GTGGCCAAACAAGTTCCCAGAAAGTTTTGCGGAGGAGGGGGTGGCTATGGTCATTCAGATCACGTGGAAGATCACGCCTATGGCTCTGATGATCACTCTGCATATCAAGAACATGAGTCCCATCCTGACCTTTCCACAGAAACTTATGGCAATGGCGCCATTCATTTGGATAATGTTGATGATCATGGCTCTCATCACGTGGTGGAGCATTTGGGAGATGATCATCATGGACACGGACACGGAGCAATTCCACTAGTCCTGGAAGACTCTGATCACCATGAGCTTGGACATCATGATGATATTGGAAACAGTGACGAGACCTTTGAGCTCCCTTCAAGTGGCCATGATGGTTCTTTAGATGAAGAATATGTCAGCTACAATGAGTATGGAGGGGGCTTTGAGGAAAGAAGTCATCAAAGTAACAATGGCAACAAAGATTTGCCTAGTGGAGAAGCAGCGACCGCTGTGCCCACTTACGTACCTTCAGACACTCCTGACCATTACAAGGGTAATCCATTTTACTCGCGTCCAAGCAATAGAAAACATGACTTCTTTAGTGGACAAATGTACGGAAGCAATACCGCCTCAGAATCGACCACATTGCCCAATTTTGTAGTGCAAATTAAGCCATTTCAGATGCCACAATTTTAA
- the LOC131891345 gene encoding uncharacterized protein LOC131891345 isoform X2, whose amino-acid sequence MLHLWKPHFYTVVLCLCLWVVVKGANEEGDHQNGQEEPEAQPAQPRDSHGKSCVTKYVTVYDTIHDTVYVDKCSTSYKKSCKTVYETKFVTKYQKKCDVSYVPKCHTSYDTIFEKKCDVSFDTKCLTFYKTVYDTKYEKKCGHVYVEKCKDVGYGYHKKKKCDHVPTKKCQSLPKKIPRKIPQKKCHKVAKSHCVNIPKKIPKKHCASVPKKECAKIPVHTPKDVPKKLCKSVPKKVCKSVPSTKKRQVAKQVPRKFCGGGGGYGHSDHVEDHAYGSDDHSAYQEHESHPDLSTETYGNGAIHLDNVDDHGSHHVVEHLGDDHHGHGHGAIPLVLEDSDHHELGHHDDIGNSDETFELPSSGHDGSLDEEYVSYNEYGGGFEERSHQSNNGNKDLPSGEAATAVPTYVPSDTPDHYKGNPFYSRPSNRKHDFFSGQMYGSNTASESTTLPNFVVQIKPFQMPQF is encoded by the exons ATGCTCCATCTCTGGAAACCCCATTTTTATACAGTCGTACTGTGCTTATGTCTGTGGGTCGTTGTGAAAGGAGCCAATGAGGAGGGTGACCACCAAAACGGACAAGAGGAGCCGGAAGCTCAACCCGCACAACCAAGGGACAGTCATGGAAAGTCCTGCGTGACCAAATATGTGACGGTCTATGACACCATTCATGACACCGTGTACGTTGATAAGTGTTCAACCAGCTACAAGAAATCTTGCAAGACTGTCTATGAGACCAAGTTTGTCACCAAATATCAGAAGAAGTGTGACGTTTCATATGTGCCCAAATGCCATACCAGTTATGACACCATTTTTGAGAAGAAATGCGACGTCAGTTTTGACACCAAG TGTCTCACTTTCTACAAAACCGTCTATGACACAAAGTATGAGAAAAAGTGTGGACATGTGTATGTGGAGAAATGCAAAGATGTGGGTTATGGTTAtcacaaaaagaagaaatgtgaTCATGTGCCCACCAAAAAATGCCAATCCCTACCCAAAAAG ATTCCACGCAAAATTCCACAGAAAAAGTGCCATAAAGTGGCAAAATCACATTGTGTGAACATCCCCAAGAAGATTCCAAAGAAGCATTGTGCCTCAGTGCCTAAGAAAGAGTGCGCCAAAATCCCAGTACACACACCCAAGGATGTTCCCAAGAAGTTGTGCAAGAGCGTCCCGAAAAAGGTCTGCAAATCTGTACCATCAACCAAGAAAAGACAG GTGGCCAAACAAGTTCCCAGAAAGTTTTGCGGAGGAGGGGGTGGCTATGGTCATTCAGATCACGTGGAAGATCACGCCTATGGCTCTGATGATCACTCTGCATATCAAGAACATGAGTCCCATCCTGACCTTTCCACAGAAACTTATGGCAATGGCGCCATTCATTTGGATAATGTTGATGATCATGGCTCTCATCACGTGGTGGAGCATTTGGGAGATGATCATCATGGACACGGACACGGAGCAATTCCACTAGTCCTGGAAGACTCTGATCACCATGAGCTTGGACATCATGATGATATTGGAAACAGTGACGAGACCTTTGAGCTCCCTTCAAGTGGCCATGATGGTTCTTTAGATGAAGAATATGTCAGCTACAATGAGTATGGAGGGGGCTTTGAGGAAAGAAGTCATCAAAGTAACAATGGCAACAAAGATTTGCCTAGTGGAGAAGCAGCGACCGCTGTGCCCACTTACGTACCTTCAGACACTCCTGACCATTACAAGGGTAATCCATTTTACTCGCGTCCAAGCAATAGAAAACATGACTTCTTTAGTGGACAAATGTACGGAAGCAATACCGCCTCAGAATCGACCACATTGCCCAATTTTGTAGTGCAAATTAAGCCATTTCAGATGCCACAATTTTAA